In a genomic window of Mycolicibacillus parakoreensis:
- the sucC gene encoding ADP-forming succinate--CoA ligase subunit beta, translating into MDLFEYQAKELFAKHNVPTTPGRVTDSPDDAKAIAEEIGRPVMVKAQVKTGGRGKAGGVKYAATPDDARTHAQNILGLDIKGHIVKKLLVAEASDIAEEYYISFLLDRANRTYLAMCSVEGGMEIEEVAATKPERLAKVPVDAVNGVDLAFARSIAEQGHLPAEVLDAAAVTIQKLWEVFVAEDATLVEVNPLVRTPDDQILALDGKVTLDANADFRQPGHAEFEDRDATDPLELKAKENDLNYVKLDGQVGIIGNGAGLVMSTLDVTAYAGESHGGVKPANFLDIGGGASAEVMAAGLDVILGDEQVKSVFVNVFGGITACDAVANGIVSALGILGDAATKPLVVRLDGNNVEEGRRILAEANHPLVTVVPTMDEAADKAAELANSGKDA; encoded by the coding sequence ATGGATCTTTTCGAGTATCAGGCGAAGGAGTTGTTCGCCAAACACAACGTGCCCACCACCCCGGGACGGGTGACCGACAGCCCCGACGACGCGAAGGCGATCGCCGAGGAGATCGGCCGGCCGGTCATGGTGAAAGCCCAGGTCAAAACCGGTGGCCGCGGGAAAGCCGGCGGGGTCAAATACGCCGCCACCCCCGACGACGCCCGCACCCACGCCCAGAACATCCTCGGCCTGGACATCAAGGGCCACATCGTCAAGAAGCTGCTCGTCGCCGAGGCCAGCGACATCGCCGAGGAGTACTACATCTCGTTCCTTCTCGACCGCGCCAACCGCACCTACCTGGCGATGTGCTCGGTCGAGGGCGGCATGGAGATCGAAGAGGTCGCCGCGACCAAGCCGGAGCGGTTGGCCAAGGTGCCCGTCGACGCGGTCAACGGCGTCGACCTCGCGTTCGCCCGGTCGATCGCCGAGCAGGGCCACCTGCCGGCCGAGGTGCTCGACGCGGCGGCGGTGACGATCCAGAAGCTGTGGGAGGTCTTCGTCGCCGAGGACGCCACGCTGGTGGAGGTCAACCCGCTGGTGCGCACCCCCGACGACCAGATCCTGGCGCTGGACGGCAAGGTCACCCTCGACGCCAACGCCGACTTCCGCCAGCCCGGCCACGCCGAGTTCGAGGACCGCGACGCCACCGACCCCCTGGAACTCAAGGCCAAGGAGAACGACCTCAACTACGTCAAACTCGACGGGCAGGTCGGCATCATCGGCAACGGTGCCGGTCTGGTGATGTCGACGCTGGATGTGACCGCCTACGCCGGGGAGAGCCACGGCGGGGTGAAACCGGCCAACTTCCTCGACATCGGCGGCGGCGCCTCCGCGGAGGTGATGGCCGCCGGCCTGGACGTCATCCTCGGCGACGAACAGGTCAAAAGCGTGTTCGTCAACGTGTTCGGCGGGATCACCGCCTGCGACGCGGTCGCCAACGGCATCGTCTCGGCGCTGGGCATCCTCGGTGACGCCGCCACCAAGCCGCTGGTCGTCCGGCTGGACGGCAACAACGTCGAGGAAGGCCGACGCATCCTCGCCGAAGCCAATCACCCACTGGTCACGGTGGTCCCCACCATGGACGAAGCCGCCGACAAGGCCGCTGAGCTGGCCAACTCCGGAAAGGACGCGTAG
- the sucD gene encoding succinate--CoA ligase subunit alpha, which produces MSIFVNSDSKVIVQGITGAEATKHTARMLAAGTQIVGGVNARKAGTTVAHRDAGGNDVELPVFGGVAEAMKATGADVSIAFVPPKFSKDAMIEAIDAEVPLLVVITEGIPVQDSAYAWAYNTDKGTKTRIIGPNCPGIITPGECLVGITPANITGPGPAGLVSKSGTLTYQMMYELRDFGFSTAIGIGGDPVIGTTHIDAIEAFEKDPDTKVIVMIGEIGGDAEERAADYIKANVTKPVVGYVAGFTAPEGKTMGHAGAIVSGSSGTAAAKKDALEAAGVKVGKTPSETAALAREILQGL; this is translated from the coding sequence ATGTCGATCTTCGTCAACTCCGACAGCAAGGTCATCGTTCAGGGCATCACCGGTGCCGAGGCGACCAAGCACACCGCGCGGATGCTCGCCGCCGGCACCCAGATCGTCGGCGGGGTCAACGCCCGCAAGGCCGGCACCACCGTCGCCCACCGCGACGCCGGCGGCAACGACGTCGAGTTGCCGGTGTTCGGCGGCGTCGCCGAGGCGATGAAGGCCACCGGCGCCGACGTCTCGATCGCGTTCGTGCCGCCCAAGTTCTCCAAAGACGCGATGATCGAGGCGATCGACGCCGAGGTGCCGCTGCTGGTGGTGATCACCGAGGGCATCCCGGTGCAAGACAGCGCCTACGCGTGGGCCTACAACACCGACAAGGGCACCAAGACCCGCATCATCGGGCCGAACTGTCCGGGCATCATCACCCCCGGTGAGTGCCTGGTGGGCATCACCCCGGCCAACATCACCGGCCCCGGGCCGGCCGGCCTGGTGTCCAAGTCGGGCACGTTGACCTACCAGATGATGTATGAGCTGCGGGATTTCGGGTTCTCCACCGCGATCGGCATCGGCGGCGACCCCGTCATCGGCACCACCCACATCGACGCGATCGAGGCGTTCGAGAAGGATCCCGACACCAAGGTGATCGTGATGATCGGGGAGATCGGCGGGGACGCCGAGGAGCGGGCCGCCGACTACATCAAGGCCAACGTGACCAAGCCGGTCGTGGGCTACGTGGCCGGTTTCACCGCGCCGGAGGGCAAGACGATGGGTCACGCCGGGGCGATCGTGTCGGGCTCCTCGGGCACCGCCGCGGCCAAGAAGGACGCGCTGGAGGCCGCCGGGGTGAAGGTCGGCAAGACCCCCTCGGAGACCGCCGCCCTGGCCCGCGAGATCCTCCAGGGCCTCTGA
- a CDS encoding acetyl-CoA acetyltransferase gives MRRGRRVIDPRTPVVIGVGQVTERVDDADYRALSPVDLAAEAVQHAVADSGADPAALAAAIDTIVATRQFEISVPNAPAPLGKSNNFPRSVARRVGADPARAVLDKVGGQGPQALLTEFAAAIAADTAEVVVLCGSDATSTTRHFAPGDDGALPAGAPDFHETVDGPLDDRGFGLEEFVDRYTISHGLTGAPVQYGLLENARRARVGLTPAAYLQAMGELFAPFTAVAARNPLSASPVRRTVDDLVTISTGNRMICDPYPRLLVARDQVNQGAAVVVASAGAARRLGVPEDNWVFLHGHADLREQQLLDRPDLGRSPAAVAAVTEALAVAGIGLDDVAALDLYSCFPIPVFNICDAFGLSGADPRGLTLTGGLPFFGGAGNNYSMHAIAEAVAVARRRRGEFALVGANGGMMSKYSVGVYATTPTGWRPDASRRVQDSLDAAPTVPVTETAEGPATIETYSVRYDWPTRTGIVIGRLGDGTRFLATSEDEDLVALLCEGDPLGAAITVRALDYGNRCSLR, from the coding sequence ATGAGGAGGGGCCGCAGGGTGATTGATCCGCGCACACCGGTGGTGATCGGCGTCGGTCAGGTGACCGAGCGCGTCGACGACGCCGACTACCGTGCCCTCTCGCCGGTCGATTTGGCCGCCGAGGCGGTCCAGCACGCCGTCGCCGACAGCGGTGCCGACCCGGCCGCGCTCGCCGCGGCAATCGACACCATCGTCGCGACCCGCCAGTTCGAGATCTCGGTGCCCAACGCGCCGGCGCCGCTGGGCAAATCGAACAATTTCCCCCGCTCGGTGGCCCGCCGCGTGGGCGCCGACCCGGCCCGCGCGGTGCTCGACAAGGTGGGGGGCCAGGGCCCGCAGGCGTTGCTCACCGAATTCGCCGCGGCGATCGCCGCCGACACCGCCGAGGTGGTGGTGCTGTGCGGATCCGACGCCACCTCCACCACCCGCCATTTCGCCCCCGGCGACGACGGCGCGCTGCCGGCGGGGGCACCGGACTTCCACGAGACCGTCGACGGCCCGCTCGACGACCGCGGTTTCGGGCTGGAGGAGTTCGTCGACCGCTACACGATCAGCCACGGGCTCACCGGGGCCCCCGTGCAGTACGGCCTGCTGGAGAACGCCCGCCGCGCGCGGGTGGGCCTGACACCCGCGGCCTATCTGCAGGCGATGGGCGAGCTGTTCGCTCCGTTCACCGCGGTCGCGGCACGCAATCCGCTGTCGGCCTCCCCGGTGCGGCGCACCGTCGACGACCTGGTGACGATCAGCACCGGCAACCGCATGATCTGCGACCCGTACCCGCGGCTGCTGGTGGCGCGTGACCAGGTCAACCAGGGTGCCGCGGTGGTGGTGGCCTCGGCGGGTGCGGCCCGGCGGCTCGGCGTGCCCGAAGACAACTGGGTGTTTTTGCACGGTCACGCCGACCTGCGTGAGCAACAGCTGCTCGACCGCCCCGACCTGGGCCGCAGCCCGGCGGCGGTCGCCGCGGTGACCGAGGCGCTGGCGGTCGCCGGCATCGGACTCGACGACGTCGCCGCGCTCGACCTGTACAGCTGTTTCCCGATCCCGGTGTTCAACATCTGCGACGCGTTCGGGCTGAGCGGTGCCGACCCGCGCGGTCTGACCCTCACCGGCGGCCTGCCGTTCTTCGGGGGCGCGGGCAACAACTACTCGATGCACGCGATCGCCGAGGCGGTGGCGGTGGCCCGTCGCCGTCGCGGCGAGTTCGCGTTGGTCGGCGCGAACGGCGGCATGATGAGCAAATACTCCGTCGGGGTGTATGCGACCACCCCGACCGGCTGGCGCCCCGACGCCAGCCGCCGGGTGCAGGACAGCCTCGACGCCGCACCGACGGTGCCGGTGACCGAGACCGCCGAGGGCCCGGCCACCATCGAGACCTACAGCGTGCGCTACGACTGGCCGACCCGCACCGGGATCGTCATCGGCCGCCTCGGTGACGGCACCCGGTTCCTGGCCACCAGCGAAGACGAGGATCTGGTGGCGCTGCTCTGCGAGGGCGACCCGCTGGGCGCCGCGATCACGGTGCGTGCCCTGGACTACGGCAACCGCTGCTCGCTGCGCTGA
- a CDS encoding LLM class F420-dependent oxidoreductase, with protein MDYGLVLFTSDRGITPAAAAKLADEHGFRTFYVPEHTHIPIKRQAAHPTTGDASLPDDRYMRTLDPWVSLATAAAVTSRVRLSTAVALPVEHDPITLAKSIATLDHLSGGRVSLGVGFGWNTDELADHGVPPGRRRTMLREYLEAMRALWTQEEASYAGEFVDFGPSWAWPKPLQSHVPVLVGAAGTEKNFKWITRSADGWITTPRDFDIDEPVKLLQDTWAAGGRDGAPQIVALDFKPVPEKLARWRELGVTEVLFGLPDRSEDEVAGYVERLAAKLADL; from the coding sequence ATGGATTACGGGCTTGTATTGTTCACCAGTGATCGCGGCATCACCCCCGCGGCAGCCGCGAAACTCGCCGATGAGCACGGGTTCCGGACGTTCTACGTGCCTGAGCACACCCACATCCCGATCAAACGGCAGGCCGCGCACCCCACCACCGGCGACGCGTCGCTGCCCGACGACCGCTACATGCGCACCCTGGACCCGTGGGTGAGCCTGGCCACCGCGGCGGCGGTGACCTCGCGGGTGCGGCTGTCCACGGCGGTGGCGCTGCCGGTCGAACACGATCCGATCACCCTGGCCAAGAGCATCGCCACCCTCGACCACCTCTCCGGCGGTCGGGTCAGTCTGGGGGTCGGGTTCGGCTGGAACACCGACGAGTTGGCCGACCACGGCGTGCCGCCGGGCCGGCGGCGCACCATGTTGCGCGAATACCTGGAGGCCATGCGGGCGCTGTGGACCCAGGAGGAGGCCTCCTACGCCGGGGAGTTCGTCGACTTCGGCCCCAGCTGGGCCTGGCCGAAACCGCTGCAGTCGCATGTGCCGGTGCTGGTGGGCGCCGCCGGCACCGAGAAGAACTTCAAGTGGATCACCCGCAGCGCCGACGGCTGGATCACCACCCCGCGCGACTTCGACATCGACGAGCCGGTGAAGCTGCTGCAGGACACCTGGGCGGCCGGCGGGCGTGACGGCGCCCCGCAGATCGTGGCGTTGGATTTCAAACCGGTGCCCGAGAAGCTGGCGCGCTGGCGTGAGCTCGGCGTCACCGAGGTGCTTTTCGGTCTTCCCGACCGCAGTGAGGACGAGGTCGCCGGCTACGTCGAGCGTCTGGCCGCCAAGCTCGCCGACCTCTGA
- a CDS encoding DUF5336 domain-containing protein, with product MTYPPGTPGYPPAQSPGSYGAPAASSMPAFGAPDARENKLPLILGAVVAVLGLLAFLASFGPRLTIEGYSGSLDRSGLDLDSVLAVIAGLLAGVSLLPTAKGADGKGARNYAPVVAVLAVMSALWLISTALTAGDGTKVGWGLWLVLVCAVLQAFAAVSALLLDAGVISPPAPKPSYPQYAPYGQYAPPAVGGYYGQPGQPGQPGQPGQPGQAGQAGQPGGGSDQQTVVHSSYQSQPGGYSSSPQHAQNHGASTPPTGFPGYGSGASGGSETGGESGGSSAGPTPS from the coding sequence ATGACTTACCCGCCCGGCACCCCCGGATATCCGCCCGCGCAGTCTCCGGGCTCCTACGGCGCGCCGGCCGCATCGTCGATGCCGGCGTTCGGTGCCCCCGACGCCCGGGAGAACAAGCTGCCCCTGATCCTGGGTGCGGTCGTGGCCGTGCTGGGCCTGCTGGCGTTTCTGGCCAGCTTCGGTCCGCGCCTGACGATCGAGGGCTACTCCGGTTCGCTGGACCGCTCCGGACTCGACCTCGACTCCGTCCTGGCGGTGATCGCCGGGTTGCTGGCCGGGGTGAGCCTGCTGCCCACGGCCAAAGGCGCCGACGGCAAGGGAGCGCGGAACTATGCGCCGGTGGTGGCCGTGCTCGCGGTGATGTCGGCGCTGTGGCTCATCTCCACCGCGCTCACCGCCGGTGACGGCACCAAGGTCGGCTGGGGCCTGTGGCTGGTGCTGGTCTGCGCGGTGCTGCAGGCGTTCGCCGCGGTCTCGGCGCTGCTGTTGGACGCCGGCGTCATCAGCCCGCCCGCACCCAAGCCCAGCTACCCGCAGTACGCGCCGTACGGGCAGTACGCACCGCCGGCGGTCGGCGGCTACTACGGCCAGCCGGGCCAGCCCGGCCAGCCGGGTCAGCCCGGGCAGCCCGGTCAGGCCGGTCAGGCCGGCCAGCCCGGCGGCGGGTCCGATCAGCAGACCGTGGTGCACTCGTCGTACCAGTCGCAGCCCGGTGGCTACTCCTCGAGCCCCCAGCACGCCCAGAACCACGGTGCCTCCACGCCGCCGACCGGTTTCCCCGGCTACGGCAGCGGGGCGTCCGGCGGGTCGGAGACCGGCGGCGAGTCCGGCGGGTCGTCGGCCGGGCCGACCCCGTCGTAG
- a CDS encoding cell division protein PerM: protein MTAGRPGPTVGAREARDLLRVAFGPSLVALLIIAAVTLLQLVIANSDMTGALGATASMWLAVHLVPVTIGGAQLGVLPLLPTMLMVAAVARTTAQATSAQSSWLVIRWIAASAVGGPVLIAAIALAVIHDAASVITELQTPHALSAFTGVLAVHALGAALGIGARVGPRLLAATRLPRWLAGSIRGATAGVLALFGLCGAVTAASLVVHWSTMHELYAITDSLFGQLSLTALAVLYVPNVIIGTAAVAVGSSAHLGFATFSSFTVFGGDIPAVPILAAAPPPPLGPVWVALLIIGASSGVALGQQCARRALPVLQAVAQVLVAALLAALAMAVLGYAAGGRLGNFGDVGVDQASFGPAVFVWFTLVGAATVIVAGGITRPRWASPAPAGGAAAQPDAPGGPEETVPEETVLEETVLEETVPDARPAAEAPPAGADSGPPGRDPAPEVPLADPEDQMFTDDDPPPPAGS, encoded by the coding sequence GTGACCGCGGGCCGCCCCGGCCCGACGGTCGGTGCGCGCGAGGCGCGCGACCTGCTGCGGGTGGCGTTCGGGCCGTCCCTGGTGGCCCTGCTGATCATCGCGGCGGTCACCCTGCTGCAGCTGGTGATCGCCAACAGCGACATGACCGGTGCGTTGGGCGCGACCGCGAGCATGTGGCTGGCCGTGCACCTGGTGCCGGTCACGATCGGCGGCGCCCAGCTGGGGGTGCTGCCGCTGCTGCCGACGATGCTGATGGTGGCGGCGGTGGCGCGCACCACCGCGCAGGCCACCTCCGCGCAGTCGTCGTGGCTGGTCATCCGCTGGATCGCCGCCTCGGCGGTGGGCGGTCCGGTACTCATCGCGGCGATCGCGCTGGCGGTCATTCACGACGCCGCGTCGGTGATCACCGAGCTGCAGACCCCCCACGCCCTGTCGGCGTTCACCGGTGTGTTGGCGGTGCACGCGCTCGGCGCCGCACTCGGGATCGGCGCGCGGGTGGGGCCCCGACTGCTGGCGGCGACCCGGCTGCCGCGGTGGCTGGCCGGGTCGATCCGGGGTGCGACCGCCGGGGTGCTCGCGCTGTTCGGCCTCTGCGGGGCGGTCACCGCCGCCTCCCTGGTCGTGCACTGGTCGACGATGCACGAGCTCTACGCCATCACCGACTCGCTGTTCGGTCAGCTCAGCCTCACCGCACTCGCGGTGCTCTATGTCCCGAACGTGATCATCGGGACCGCCGCCGTCGCGGTGGGCTCCAGCGCCCACCTCGGGTTCGCGACGTTCAGTTCCTTCACCGTCTTCGGCGGCGACATCCCCGCGGTCCCGATCCTGGCCGCCGCGCCGCCGCCGCCGCTGGGTCCGGTCTGGGTGGCGCTTCTGATCATCGGGGCGTCCTCGGGGGTGGCGCTGGGCCAACAGTGTGCCCGCCGGGCGCTGCCGGTGCTGCAGGCGGTGGCCCAGGTGCTGGTCGCCGCGCTGCTGGCCGCGCTGGCCATGGCCGTGCTCGGGTACGCCGCCGGCGGCCGGCTGGGCAACTTCGGTGACGTCGGGGTCGATCAGGCGTCGTTCGGCCCGGCGGTCTTCGTCTGGTTCACCCTGGTCGGTGCGGCCACCGTGATCGTCGCCGGCGGCATCACCCGCCCCCGGTGGGCGTCACCGGCGCCCGCCGGGGGCGCCGCCGCGCAGCCCGACGCCCCCGGCGGTCCGGAGGAGACCGTGCCGGAGGAGACCGTGCTGGAGGAGACCGTGCTGGAGGAGACCGTGCCGGACGCGCGGCCCGCCGCCGAGGCGCCGCCGGCGGGCGCCGACAGCGGCCCGCCCGGGCGCGACCCGGCGCCGGAGGTCCCGCTCGCCGATCCCGAGGACCAGATGTTCACCGACGACGACCCGCCACCGCCGGCCGGTTCCTGA
- the purN gene encoding phosphoribosylglycinamide formyltransferase — MQPSIRVPPSAPARLVVLASGTGSLLEALLDAAAGDYPARVVAVGVDRDCRAAEIAVRAGVPTFTVRLADHPNRDAWDAAITEAVAAHHPDLIVSAGFMKILGPRFLSQYLGRTVNTHPALLPAFPGAHAVADALSHGVKITGCTVHLVDAGTDTGPILAQQAVTVFDDDDEDTLHERIKVIERRLLVEVLAAVATGGVNWTGRKAIPG; from the coding sequence GTGCAGCCGTCGATCCGTGTGCCCCCGAGCGCACCGGCGCGGCTGGTGGTCTTGGCCTCCGGGACCGGATCGCTGCTGGAGGCCCTCCTCGACGCGGCCGCCGGTGACTATCCGGCCCGGGTCGTCGCCGTCGGGGTGGACCGTGACTGTCGGGCCGCCGAGATCGCCGTCCGGGCCGGCGTGCCGACGTTCACCGTGCGGTTGGCCGACCACCCCAACCGGGACGCCTGGGACGCGGCGATCACCGAGGCGGTCGCCGCTCACCACCCCGATCTGATCGTCTCGGCCGGATTCATGAAAATCCTTGGCCCGCGGTTTCTCTCCCAATACCTGGGCCGCACCGTCAACACCCACCCCGCGCTGCTGCCGGCCTTCCCGGGGGCGCACGCCGTCGCCGACGCGCTCAGCCACGGCGTCAAGATCACCGGCTGCACGGTGCACCTGGTCGACGCCGGCACCGACACCGGGCCCATCCTGGCCCAACAGGCGGTTACCGTGTTCGACGACGACGATGAAGACACCCTGCACGAACGCATTAAGGTCATCGAGCGGCGGCTCCTGGTGGAGGTCCTGGCCGCAGTGGCGACCGGCGGTGTGAACTGGACCGGACGAAAGGCGATCCCAGGATGA
- the purH gene encoding bifunctional phosphoribosylaminoimidazolecarboxamide formyltransferase/IMP cyclohydrolase, with amino-acid sequence MSVDTRAAAAETADSSRRPIRRALISVYDKTGLVDLAQGLHDAGVEIVSTGSTAKTIADKGIPVTAVEQVTGFPEVLDGRVKTLHPKVHAGLLADLRKPEHVAALRDLGIAAFELVVANLYPFSETVDSGADIDECVEQIDIGGPSMVRAAAKNHPSVAVVVSPLGYDGVLAAVNTGGFTLAERKRLASLAFRHTAEYDIAVATWMESNLAPEQPRQSLPEWTASTWHRAAVLRYGENPHQQAALYCDAGAWPGLAQADQLHGKEMSYNNYTDADAAWRAAFDHEQTCVAIVKHANPCGIAVSAQSVADAHRKAHACDPLSAFGGVIATNTEVSVEMAEHVATIFTEVIVAPAYAPGAVEALAAKKNIRILVVSEPLRSGTEVRQISGGMLLQQRDNLDAGGDDPASWTLATGARADAAVLADLAFAWRACRAVKSNAIVIAADGATVGVGMGQVNRVDAAGLAVERGGDRVRGAVAASDAFFPFPDGLETLTAAGVTAIVQPGGSVRDEQVIAAATQAGITLYLTGTRHFAH; translated from the coding sequence ATGAGTGTGGACACCCGCGCCGCGGCGGCCGAGACGGCCGATTCGTCGCGCCGGCCGATCCGGCGCGCTTTGATCAGTGTCTACGACAAGACCGGTCTGGTGGACCTCGCGCAGGGCCTGCACGACGCCGGCGTCGAGATCGTGTCGACTGGATCGACGGCGAAAACCATTGCTGATAAAGGAATCCCAGTCACGGCGGTCGAGCAGGTAACCGGTTTCCCGGAGGTCCTCGACGGTCGGGTCAAGACGCTGCACCCCAAGGTGCACGCCGGGCTGCTCGCCGATCTGCGCAAACCCGAACATGTGGCCGCGCTGCGGGATTTGGGGATCGCCGCATTCGAGTTGGTGGTGGCCAACCTCTATCCGTTCAGCGAAACCGTCGATTCCGGGGCCGACATCGACGAATGCGTCGAACAGATCGACATCGGGGGGCCGTCGATGGTGCGGGCGGCAGCCAAGAACCACCCCAGCGTCGCCGTGGTGGTCTCGCCGCTCGGTTACGACGGTGTGCTCGCCGCGGTCAACACCGGCGGATTCACCCTTGCTGAGCGGAAACGTCTGGCCTCGTTAGCGTTTCGGCACACCGCCGAATACGACATCGCGGTGGCCACCTGGATGGAGTCCAACCTGGCACCCGAGCAGCCGCGCCAATCGCTGCCCGAATGGACCGCGTCGACCTGGCATCGCGCCGCGGTGTTGCGCTACGGCGAGAACCCGCACCAACAGGCGGCGCTGTACTGCGACGCCGGCGCGTGGCCGGGGCTGGCCCAGGCCGACCAGTTGCACGGCAAGGAGATGTCGTACAACAACTACACCGACGCCGACGCCGCCTGGCGTGCCGCGTTCGACCACGAGCAGACCTGTGTGGCGATCGTCAAACACGCCAACCCCTGCGGCATCGCGGTCTCCGCGCAGTCGGTCGCCGACGCGCACCGCAAGGCGCACGCCTGCGACCCGCTGAGCGCGTTCGGCGGGGTGATCGCCACCAACACCGAGGTCAGCGTCGAGATGGCCGAACACGTCGCCACGATCTTCACCGAGGTGATCGTCGCCCCGGCCTACGCGCCCGGCGCGGTGGAGGCGCTGGCGGCCAAGAAGAACATCCGGATCCTGGTCGTCTCCGAGCCGCTGCGCTCGGGCACCGAGGTGCGCCAGATCAGCGGCGGGATGCTCCTGCAGCAGCGCGACAACCTCGACGCCGGCGGCGACGACCCCGCCTCGTGGACGTTGGCCACCGGCGCGCGTGCCGACGCGGCGGTGCTGGCCGACCTGGCGTTCGCCTGGCGGGCCTGCCGGGCGGTGAAATCCAACGCGATCGTGATCGCCGCCGACGGCGCCACCGTGGGGGTGGGGATGGGTCAGGTCAACCGGGTTGACGCGGCAGGGCTGGCCGTCGAGCGCGGCGGCGACCGGGTCCGCGGCGCGGTCGCCGCCTCCGACGCGTTCTTCCCGTTCCCCGACGGCCTGGAGACGCTGACCGCCGCCGGGGTGACCGCGATCGTGCAGCCCGGCGGGTCGGTGCGGGACGAGCAGGTCATCGCCGCGGCCACCCAGGCCGGGATCACCCTGTATCTGACCGGAACGCGGCACTTCGCGCACTGA